In a single window of the Oryctolagus cuniculus chromosome 9, mOryCun1.1, whole genome shotgun sequence genome:
- the CCDC70 gene encoding coiled-coil domain-containing protein 70 has protein sequence MLPFKVSKWMGLACFRPLAVSSPSVRQKKLIHKLQEEKAFREEMQRFREKIEDFREQMWSFRGKIRAFQGHILEFWEEERPFWEEEKTFWKEEKTFWDMEKSFREEEKTFWKKYRTFWKEDKAFWKEDNAFWERDRNLLAEDKALWEEEKALWVEERALLEEEKALWQDKKALWEEENALWEEEKAFWVEDGGHAAAAQVREWGLHNANGGQRSPAVLRGRA, from the coding sequence ATGCTCCCCTTCAAGGTGAGCAAATGGATGGGCCTCGCTTGCTTCCGGCCGCTGGCGGTCTCCTCGCCCAGTGTCCGTCAGAAGAAGCTGATCCACAAGCTGCAGGAGGAAAAGGCTTTCCGGGAAGAGATGCAACGTTTCCGGGAGAAAATAGAAGACTTCAGGGAACAGATGTGGAGCTTCCGAGGCAAGATCCGGGCTTTCCAGGGCCACATCTTGGAATTTTGGGAAGAGGAGAGACCTTTCTGGGAAGAAGAGAAAACCttctggaaagaagaaaaaactttcTGGgacatggaaaaatctttccGGGAGGAGGAGAAAACCTTCTGGAAAAAGTACCGCACCTTCTGGAAGGAGGATAAGGCTTTCTGGAAAGAGGACAATGCCTTTTGGGAAAGAGACCGGAACCTTCTGGCGGAGGACAAGGCGCTGTGGGAAGAAGAAAAGGCGCTGTGGGTGGAGGAGAGGGCGCTGCTCGAGGAGGAGAAGGCCCTGTGGCAGGATAAGAAGGCCCTGTGGGAGGAGGAGAACGCGctgtgggaggaggagaaggcctTCTGGGTGGAAGATGGCGGCCACGCGGCCGCGGCGCAGGTGCGGGAATGGGGCCTGCACAACGCCAATGGTGGGCAGCGGTCGCCAGCCGTCTTGAGAGGGAGGGCGTAG